Sequence from the Methanobrevibacter thaueri genome:
TAATCTTCTTCTTAAGATATCTTCAACGTTTAAGTCAAGAATATCTTCAAGAGCAGCACCTTCTGGCAAAACACCGGTTCTAGCTAAGTGTCCTAATAATTGTAATTTCTCTTTTACCATTTGATCAGCAGAAAAACCGAGTAAGTATCTTGCTTCCCTACTGTATCTTCTAACTAAAGTATCGGCTTTCCAAATTTCTTTTTTGTTTTTTAAACCGTATTTAGTCATTAATTTATTTTCATTTTTAATTCTTTCCGCATTCCAAGGATGAGGTGGTGTATTATACTTTTTCCTTGATTTTCTAGGTTGTCCCATTAAAACATCTCCTTATAAAATTGAATTTTGATAATTTAATTCATAAAAAAAGTTCTTGCTTATCCTCTTGAACGTTTTACACCAACTGAAGAACTTTTTCTGAAAGTAGATTTGGTTCTTTGACCTCTAACAGGTAAACCAACTTCGTGTCTTCTACCTTTGTAACTTCTGGTCTTTTTCATTCTGTTTAAATCATCCCTTAAAGTCATGTCAAGGTCAGATTCAATCAAGTGAATGTCGTCACCAGTTTCATAGTCTTCCCTTCTATTCAACATCCAAGATGGAATGCCAAATTTGTGAGGATCTTCTAAAATTTCTTCAATTTTTAAAACATCTTCGTCAGCAATGTATCCAATTTTTGCATCTAAATCTAAGTCTAAAACACGACAAATAGTTTTAGATAAAGAGATTCCAACACCTTTGATTTCAGTTAAAGCATGTTCAATGGTTTTGTTACCATTTACGTCTTTTCTTGAAATACGTACTAAATGCTTGAATTCGTCTTCCATTAAATAACCTCCATTTATAGAGCGAACCTACGAGACGTAAAATATAGATTCGAATGTTTTGAATGTATCAAAACACAGTTCTTTCAACAGTTATAAACTTAGCCTATTGGCTAAGAGTGCAATAAATATCAGTTCAACAAGTATTTTTAATATAATTCAAAAAAATATAGTTAAAAACTAATAAACGCCGAGACTGGGATTTGAACCCAGGAGGGCTGAACGCCCACGAGATTTCCAGTCTCGCGCCTTACCAGGCTAGACTATCTCGGCATTAAAATAGTTAGCAATACTTGTCTATCATATTGTCTAGAATAATATGATAACATAATTTATTATCTTTAACCTATATAAAGGTTTGCTTAAAAATAGGATTTTTCCCAAAATAATGGGAATTGCATAAAATATTATCTTTTTCATCATTAATAAATCAAAAGGTAAAGTATATTTTAAAATACAGTCATATTATTAATCAAGGTGATTAAGATGGATTTGTTAATATGGATCATCATTATAATATTAGTTATTATTGTTATAGTAACCATAATACACATGTACAATAACCTAGTCGGACTCAGAAACCGCGTGAAAAACAGTTACGCGCAAATTGACGTCCAACTTAAGAGAAGAAACGACCTTATACCTAACCTTGTGGAAACCGTAAAGGGTTACGCAAGTCATGAAAAAGGCGTTCTTGAAGAAGTGACAAAAGCAAGAACAGGCGTTATGAACGCAACAACCGTTGAAGAAACCAGCGCTGCAGACAACCAATTGACTGGAGCATTGAAAACATTGTTCGCCGTTGC
This genomic interval carries:
- a CDS encoding 30S ribosomal protein S4 gives rise to the protein MGQPRKSRKKYNTPPHPWNAERIKNENKLMTKYGLKNKKEIWKADTLVRRYSREARYLLGFSADQMVKEKLQLLGHLARTGVLPEGAALEDILDLNVEDILRRRLQTIVYKKGLARTPKEARMFVVHGHIALNGKKINSPSYVVLDGQEDEIGFYRSSPVAKQIEEYNKAKDNKANTEE
- a CDS encoding 30S ribosomal protein S13 → MEDEFKHLVRISRKDVNGNKTIEHALTEIKGVGISLSKTICRVLDLDLDAKIGYIADEDVLKIEEILEDPHKFGIPSWMLNRREDYETGDDIHLIESDLDMTLRDDLNRMKKTRSYKGRRHEVGLPVRGQRTKSTFRKSSSVGVKRSRG
- a CDS encoding LemA family protein codes for the protein MDLLIWIIIIILVIIVIVTIIHMYNNLVGLRNRVKNSYAQIDVQLKRRNDLIPNLVETVKGYASHEKGVLEEVTKARTGVMNATTVEETSAADNQLTGALKTLFAVAENYPDLKANSNFQQLQSELTDTEDKISYARQFYNDVVLKYNNACQQFPSSIMARMFGFKEETYFEAPASETAVPEVKFE